From one Drosophila subpulchrella strain 33 F10 #4 breed RU33 chromosome 3L, RU_Dsub_v1.1 Primary Assembly, whole genome shotgun sequence genomic stretch:
- the LOC119553687 gene encoding gastrula zinc finger protein XlCGF7.1-like codes for MESSVCRVCHVNKPEKGLRFPEPICASCLQDKLNAFLDEDMFLESDSESESSNLEKGSLVVEKLEQKPQSVQKKMKNGPLKEEDIKEEHYPISNSNINQENDDNIIDKDLENTEDRPYTCSQCQKSFVQNISFQAHMQMHANKKRECTQCSMTFTTDVKLKSHFLHVHCDERPFKCSVCPKDYRLRSKLHRHLRVHAGVRPFKCTYCSRTFTQGQYLQAHIRTHTGERPYKCPLCTSCFAQASSLRTHFGLHTT; via the coding sequence ATGGAGTCGTCTGTATGCCGTGTTTGCCATGTCAACAAACCTGAGAAAGGTTTACGATTTCCAGAACCCATTTGCGCGTCCTGCCTGCAggataaattaaatgcatttCTCGATGAAGATATGTTTCTAGAATCGGACAGCGAAAGTGAGAGTTCAAACCTTGAGAAAGGATCTCTTGTAGTTGAAAAATTGGAGCAGAAACCACAAAGTGTacagaaaaaaatgaaaaacggGCCACTTAAGGAGGAAGATATAAAGGAAGAGCATTACCCTATTTCAAACTCCAACATTAATCAAGAAAATGATGATAATATCATTGATAAAGATCTGGAAAACACAGAAGACCGACCTTACACGTGCTCTCAATGCCAAAAGTCCTTTGTCCAGAACATAAGTTTTCAGGCACATATGCAAATgcatgcaaataaaaaaagagaGTGCACCCAGTGTTCGATGACTTTCACAACTGATGTTAAACTTAAGTCGCATTTCTTACACGTGCACTGCGACGAACGCCCATTTAAGTGTAGCGTCTGCCCTAAAGACTATAGACTGCGAAGCAAACTCCACAGGCATTTGAGGGTACACGCAGGAGTTCGACCATTCAAGTGCACCTACTGCTCGAGGACCTTTACCCAGGGTCAATATCTACAGGCACATATACGAACTCATACCGGAGAACGACCCTACAAGTGTCCCCTATGTACATCTTGTTTTGCACAAGCATCATCTCTTCGAACACATTTTGGATTACATACCACCTAG